A portion of the Algisphaera agarilytica genome contains these proteins:
- a CDS encoding efflux RND transporter permease subunit produces the protein MSLARFGVRNPVPVNLLMTAILIAGIVAGLSLRREFFPEQDPESATLTLPYPGATPEEVEDALAIKVENQLIDLDEVDELSVTLAEGGGGMTIKFREGIDAEKALDEVDRAIDTLQDLPDESEEITTQLLEPRLPVIRVAVFGDLEESVMKDVIRGVRDDLLTLEGMGEVLIDGVRDYEIRVDVRQDALLQQGIALPEVADAVGAWMREIPGGTVKNVGGNVKVRTMGVAERAEAIRQIVVRSFPDGRTIALGDIAEVSEGFVDDQIINRFNSRTTDAPPQDDAMGEELIGKPAAMLTVFKVGDQDIVNMAKSVRSYVKGRQGKPFDGTALEVRFGSDRYDAYLLGLNSPTPLPRGVSVSATSDLARFVEGRLDLLTRNAGYGAILVFATLLVFLNWRVAFWVGVGLLTAILGTLVLMSAIDVTLNLLTMFGLIVVLGLLVDDAIVVSENIQARHDRGEPSFEAAVGGTNQVSWPVVATVLTSIVAFLPLSFIKGNIGDLLGALPIVVACALIMSLIETLLILPSHMAHSLVHRDRALADQTKPHRLARAIKRFEEKRDYVIFEKVVPAYARLLKFSLRYRYLAIVATFSVFIGTMSLWAGGRVVFEFLPNNDAETLVVDLRMPIGTPIEDTNAAVAAVEQAAFGQREVQSVASVVGQRSDIDTGQADGASTHVAQMFIELYYVELRDRESSKVIQSIRDELQGKLDAVDRINFSEISGGPSGPGITVRVRGKDGNQIDAAVADLKTLLAGFEGVVDINDDNDLGQAEQRIVPRPADIRSVGLTPADVALQVRGFLFGIDAHTYADQQEDIDVRVRVDERTRRDLGAIENAWLVTPTGSLVPLSEVADIEEATTYSTIKRVDRQRTVTVTAETIPSVSTEDVTAAIDLDEVRKKYPQLTIEYAGRQEQMGDAFGSLPLGMGAACLMIYVILAWLFSSYFQPLTVMLIIPFSLIGVVWGHLLLGYNLTFLSLIGIVALSGIVVNDSLILVEFFNHERQRGMAILDALIAAGRARLRPILLTTITTVLGLTPLILEQSFQAKFLIPMGISIAAGLLSATVLILVVLPCWILIFDDIRRGAYYLWHGRAKEKASPNLFSEASA, from the coding sequence ATGAGTCTGGCTCGCTTCGGCGTCCGCAACCCCGTGCCCGTCAACCTGCTCATGACCGCGATCCTCATCGCGGGCATCGTCGCGGGCCTGTCGCTGCGCCGCGAGTTCTTCCCCGAGCAAGACCCCGAGTCCGCCACGCTCACGCTGCCCTACCCCGGCGCAACCCCCGAAGAGGTGGAAGACGCCCTGGCGATCAAGGTGGAGAACCAGCTCATCGACCTCGACGAGGTGGACGAGCTCAGCGTCACCCTCGCCGAGGGCGGCGGCGGGATGACGATCAAGTTCCGCGAAGGGATCGACGCCGAAAAAGCACTCGACGAAGTCGACCGCGCGATCGACACGCTGCAAGACCTGCCCGACGAGAGCGAGGAGATCACCACCCAGCTCCTCGAGCCACGCCTGCCGGTGATCCGCGTCGCGGTGTTCGGCGACCTCGAAGAGTCGGTCATGAAAGACGTCATCCGTGGCGTCCGCGACGACCTGCTCACCCTCGAAGGCATGGGCGAGGTGCTCATCGACGGCGTGCGCGACTACGAGATCCGCGTCGACGTCCGGCAGGACGCGCTGCTCCAACAAGGCATCGCGCTGCCCGAGGTAGCCGACGCGGTCGGCGCCTGGATGCGCGAAATCCCCGGCGGCACCGTCAAAAACGTCGGCGGCAACGTGAAGGTCCGCACCATGGGCGTCGCGGAGCGTGCCGAGGCGATCCGCCAGATCGTGGTGCGCAGCTTCCCGGATGGCCGAACGATCGCGCTGGGCGACATCGCCGAGGTCAGCGAGGGCTTTGTCGACGACCAGATCATCAACCGGTTCAACAGCCGAACCACCGACGCGCCCCCGCAAGACGACGCGATGGGCGAAGAGCTGATCGGCAAGCCCGCCGCGATGCTGACCGTGTTCAAGGTCGGCGACCAGGACATCGTCAACATGGCCAAGTCCGTGCGGTCCTACGTCAAGGGCCGGCAGGGCAAGCCGTTCGACGGCACGGCCCTCGAAGTCCGCTTCGGCTCGGACCGTTACGACGCCTACCTGCTCGGGTTGAACTCACCCACCCCCCTGCCGCGCGGGGTGTCCGTCTCGGCGACGTCGGACCTGGCCCGTTTCGTCGAGGGCCGGCTCGACCTGCTCACCCGCAACGCCGGCTACGGCGCGATCCTCGTGTTCGCCACGCTGCTGGTCTTCCTGAACTGGCGCGTCGCGTTTTGGGTCGGCGTGGGCCTGCTCACCGCGATCCTCGGCACGCTGGTTCTCATGTCCGCGATCGACGTCACCCTCAACCTGCTGACCATGTTCGGGCTGATTGTCGTGCTGGGCCTCCTCGTCGACGACGCGATCGTGGTCTCGGAAAACATCCAGGCGCGACACGACCGCGGCGAGCCGTCGTTCGAGGCGGCAGTGGGCGGAACCAATCAGGTGAGCTGGCCGGTGGTGGCGACGGTGCTGACCAGCATCGTGGCGTTCCTGCCGTTGTCGTTCATCAAGGGCAACATCGGTGACCTGCTGGGGGCGCTCCCGATCGTCGTGGCGTGTGCGCTCATCATGTCGTTGATCGAGACGCTGCTGATCCTGCCCAGCCACATGGCCCACAGCCTGGTCCACCGCGACCGCGCTTTGGCCGACCAAACCAAACCCCACCGCCTCGCCCGGGCGATCAAGCGTTTTGAAGAAAAACGCGACTACGTCATCTTCGAGAAGGTCGTCCCGGCCTACGCCCGGCTGCTCAAGTTCTCGCTGCGTTACCGCTACCTCGCCATCGTCGCCACGTTCTCGGTGTTCATCGGGACGATGAGCCTCTGGGCCGGGGGCCGGGTGGTCTTCGAGTTCCTGCCCAACAACGACGCCGAGACGCTGGTCGTCGACCTGCGTATGCCCATCGGCACGCCGATCGAAGACACCAACGCCGCGGTCGCCGCCGTCGAGCAGGCAGCGTTCGGGCAGCGCGAGGTGCAGTCGGTCGCCTCGGTCGTCGGGCAGCGGTCCGACATCGACACCGGCCAGGCCGACGGGGCCTCGACCCACGTCGCGCAGATGTTCATCGAGCTGTACTACGTCGAGCTGCGGGACCGCGAATCGTCGAAGGTCATCCAATCCATCCGCGACGAACTGCAAGGCAAGCTCGACGCGGTCGACCGGATCAACTTCTCCGAGATCTCCGGCGGCCCCTCCGGCCCGGGCATCACCGTGCGGGTGCGCGGCAAAGACGGCAACCAGATCGACGCCGCCGTGGCCGACCTCAAGACCTTGCTCGCGGGCTTCGAGGGCGTGGTGGATATCAACGACGACAACGACCTGGGCCAGGCCGAGCAGCGCATCGTGCCCCGCCCCGCCGACATCCGCAGCGTCGGCCTTACGCCCGCCGACGTGGCGCTGCAGGTCCGCGGGTTCCTCTTCGGCATCGACGCGCACACCTACGCCGACCAGCAGGAAGACATCGACGTGCGGGTACGCGTCGACGAGCGCACCCGCCGCGACCTGGGCGCCATCGAAAACGCCTGGCTGGTCACACCCACCGGCTCGCTGGTCCCGCTGTCTGAAGTCGCCGACATCGAAGAGGCCACGACCTACTCGACGATCAAGCGCGTCGATCGCCAGCGGACCGTCACCGTCACCGCCGAGACGATCCCCAGCGTGAGCACCGAAGACGTCACCGCCGCGATCGACCTCGACGAGGTCCGCAAGAAATACCCCCAGCTCACCATCGAATACGCCGGCCGACAGGAACAAATGGGCGACGCGTTCGGCTCGCTGCCGCTGGGCATGGGCGCCGCCTGCCTGATGATCTACGTCATCCTCGCCTGGCTGTTCTCCAGCTACTTCCAGCCGTTAACGGTCATGCTCATCATCCCGTTCTCGCTCATCGGCGTGGTCTGGGGCCACCTGCTGCTCGGCTACAACCTCACGTTCCTCAGCCTCATCGGCATCGTCGCGCTTTCGGGCATCGTCGTGAACGACTCGCTGATCCTCGTGGAGTTCTTCAACCACGAACGCCAGCGAGGCATGGCGATTCTCGACGCCCTGATCGCCGCGGGCCGGGCCCGCCTCCGACCGATCCTGCTCACCACGATCACCACCGTGCTGGGCCTGACCCCGTTGATTCTCGAGCAGTCCTTCCAGGCCAAGTTCCTGATCCCCATGGGCATCAGCATCGCCGCCGGCCTGCTCTCGGCCACCGTGCTCATCCTCGTCGTCCTGCCCTGCTGGATCCTGATCTTCGACGACATCCGCCGCGGCGCGTACTACCTCTGGCACGGCCGGGCGAAAGAAAAGGCTTCGCCAAACTTGTTCAGCGAAGCCTCAGCTTGA
- a CDS encoding response regulator transcription factor, with product MLSDASTTQATARIVVVDDHPIVRRGLIELINDVPEFDVVGEAPDVSTALDVLSEVRPDLALIDLSLGDGHGLELIKQIRAAELNIKMLVVSMMDEALYADRVLRAGASGYLRKEQATENIITAIRQVLDNKIYLSPSATARVLNRVATNESPAQSPVSTLSDRELEVFELLGDGLSSRDIAARLHLSVKTVETYREKIKTKLSLKNGSELTRHAIHWAMRKGE from the coding sequence GTGGACGACCACCCGATTGTCCGTCGTGGCCTGATCGAACTGATCAACGATGTGCCCGAGTTCGATGTGGTTGGCGAGGCGCCCGATGTGTCCACCGCGCTGGACGTGCTCAGCGAAGTCCGCCCCGACCTGGCGCTGATCGACCTGTCCCTGGGCGACGGCCACGGCCTGGAACTCATCAAGCAGATCCGCGCCGCCGAGCTCAACATCAAGATGCTGGTCGTCTCCATGATGGACGAAGCGCTCTACGCCGACCGCGTGCTGCGTGCCGGTGCTTCGGGCTACCTCCGCAAGGAACAGGCCACCGAAAACATCATCACCGCGATCCGTCAGGTGCTCGACAACAAGATCTACCTCAGCCCCAGCGCCACCGCCCGCGTACTCAACCGCGTGGCCACCAACGAGTCGCCCGCCCAGTCGCCGGTGTCGACCTTGTCCGACCGCGAGCTCGAGGTCTTCGAACTCCTGGGCGACGGCCTGTCCTCCCGCGACATCGCCGCCCGCCTGCACTTGTCGGTGAAGACGGTCGAGACCTACCGCGAAAAGATCAAGACCAAGCTCAGCCTGAAAAACGGCAGCGAACTCACGCGCCACGCGATCCATTGGGCGATGCGTAAGGGCGAGTGA